GCCAGCGTCGCCGGCCTGGGCGTGGGGCGGGGCAAAGTCGCCCTCCCAGGGGGGGGCGCTGCTGCCGCCCGGTGCGGGCGGGCGGGCGTTGCTGGTGGGTTTGCTGTGGTGCCACAGGTCCCACAGTTCGCTGCTGTCGAGCTGGCCGCGCTGCGCCAGCTCGGCCAGCAGCTGGCGTTTGAGGGCGCCGTCGGGCAGGGCGCCCCACAGTGGCTGGGCATTGCTCAGCATGTGGGCACGGCCTTCGGTCTGGCCCAGGTCGCAGCCCTCGGCGGCGGCTTCGAGCACGAAGCGGCTCAGCGGCAGGGCGGCGCCGACGTGGCGCGCAAAGGCTTCCGGGCCGTGGGCGCGGATGAAGCTGTCGGGGTCGTGCTCGGCGGGTAGAAACAAAAATTTGATGCTGCGCGTGTCGCTGGCGTAGGGTAGGGCGGCGAGCAGCGCCTTGTGCGCCGCGCGCCGGCCAGCGTTGTCGCCGTCAAAGCTGAACACCACCTGCTCCGTAAAGCGAAACAGCTTGTGCACATGCTCGGCAGTGCAGGCCGTGCCCAGGGTGGCGACGGCATTGGCAAAACCCAGCTGCGCCAGCGCCACCACGTCCATATAGCCTTCGGTGACGAGGGCGTAGCCCTGGTCGCGGATGGCCTGGCGGGCCTCGTACAGGCCGTATAGTTCCTGGCCCTTGTGAAAGACGGGGGTTTCGGGCGAGTTGAGGTATTTGGGCTTGGCATCGCCCAGCACGCGCCCGCCAAAGCCGATGCACTCGCCCTTGACGTTGCGGATTGGGAACATGATGCGGTCGCGAAAACGGTCGTAGCGCTTGCCGTCCTCCTCGCCGACGATGACCAGGCCCGACTCTTGTAGCAGCGGATCGTCGTAGGCCGGAAAGACACTGGCCAGGCTGCGCCAGCCCTCGGGCGCGTAGCCCAGGCCGTAGCGCTTGGCGACGATGCCACTGACGCCGCGCTGCTTGAGATAGGCGATGGCGTGGGGCGCTGTCTTGAGCTGCTGGCAGTAGGCGGTGCCGGCGCGTTCGAGCACCTCGCTCAGGGTGTGCTGCTTCTCGCGCGCAGCGGCTGCCTGCTGGCGCTGGTGTGCCGGGGTGTCGTCCTGCGGCACGGCCAGGCCCACGCCCTGGGCCAAATCTTGCACGGCTTCCACAAAACCCATACCGGCGTGTTCCATGAGAAACCCTATGGCATTTCCATTTTTGCCGCAGCCGAAACAGTGGTAGAACTGTTTGGAGGGGCTGACGCTGAACGAGGGGGATTTCTCGCCATGGAAGGGGCACAGGCCCATGAAATTGGCGCCGCCTTTTTTCAGCTGCACATAGCGGCCCACGACCTCGACCACATCGACGCGGGCGAGGAGTTCCTGGATGAATGACTGGGGAATGCTCACAGCCATGATTGTCCGTGCAAACACAATGGCCGCGCTGCCCAGGCAGTGGCGCCGCCGTAATTGGCTGCTGGCAGCAACAGCGGCGTCAGCCGCACTGGTGGGCTGCCAGGCGCGTGCGCGCCAGTCGGTGCTGCGGGTGCTGGCTTGGCCGGGCTACGCCGATCTGGACTGGATACAGGCGTTTGAGCAGCGCCATGGCGTACGCGTGGAGTTCACCATCATTGGCAGCGATGACATGCTGCGCGCCAACCTCAGCCGCCCGGCCCATGGCGGCTTTGACGTGGTGGCGGCGAACACCGTCGAGCTCGCTGCGCTGCTGGCGCAGGGGCGTCTGCTGGCGCTCGATCCGGGGCTGCTGCCGCTGCGCGCTGGGCAGCTGCCGCGTTTTCAGCAGCCCATTGCCGGCACGGCGGCGCAGGGGCGGCTGTACGCCGTACCGTTTACCTATTCCGAGATGGGCTTGATTTACGACCGGCGTCAGTTTGAGCAGCCGCCGTCGCTGGGCACTTTGTGGGATCGGCGCTGGCAGGGGCGGGTGTTGTTTTTTGATGGCAGCGCGCACGCGTTTTCACTTGCGGCGCAGGCGCGTGGCTGGGCGCCTTTTGCACTGCAGCCGGCGCAGTTTCCCGTCCTGGCGCGTGACCTGGTGCAGCTGCGGCGCAACCTGCTGGTGTTGTACCGCCTGCCCGAGGAGCCGGTCGAGCTGTGGGTGCGCCATTCGGTGGCGTTGATGCACGCCAATTACGGCCAGCAGCAGCTCAAGATGTTGCGCGACGCAGGCCTTGACGTGGGTTATGTCGTGCCGCGCGAGGGCGCCCTGGCCTGGCTCGATGCCTGGGCGGTGCTGCAAAGCACCCAGCAGCCGCAGCTGGCGCAGCAGTGGATCAACCACATGCTCGATCCTGCCATTTGCGCTG
This DNA window, taken from Acidovorax sp. HDW3, encodes the following:
- a CDS encoding PotD/PotF family extracellular solute-binding protein, translating into MIVRANTMAALPRQWRRRNWLLAATAASAALVGCQARARQSVLRVLAWPGYADLDWIQAFEQRHGVRVEFTIIGSDDMLRANLSRPAHGGFDVVAANTVELAALLAQGRLLALDPGLLPLRAGQLPRFQQPIAGTAAQGRLYAVPFTYSEMGLIYDRRQFEQPPSLGTLWDRRWQGRVLFFDGSAHAFSLAAQARGWAPFALQPAQFPVLARDLVQLRRNLLVLYRLPEEPVELWVRHSVALMHANYGQQQLKMLRDAGLDVGYVVPREGALAWLDAWAVLQSTQQPQLAQQWINHMLDPAICAEFSRRQGLANTLQEPAGLDAASLRGSIVWLEPVEDEEQRQRWWRRIVAGDRLQGVA
- the dnaG gene encoding DNA primase, whose product is MSIPQSFIQELLARVDVVEVVGRYVQLKKGGANFMGLCPFHGEKSPSFSVSPSKQFYHCFGCGKNGNAIGFLMEHAGMGFVEAVQDLAQGVGLAVPQDDTPAHQRQQAAAAREKQHTLSEVLERAGTAYCQQLKTAPHAIAYLKQRGVSGIVAKRYGLGYAPEGWRSLASVFPAYDDPLLQESGLVIVGEEDGKRYDRFRDRIMFPIRNVKGECIGFGGRVLGDAKPKYLNSPETPVFHKGQELYGLYEARQAIRDQGYALVTEGYMDVVALAQLGFANAVATLGTACTAEHVHKLFRFTEQVVFSFDGDNAGRRAAHKALLAALPYASDTRSIKFLFLPAEHDPDSFIRAHGPEAFARHVGAALPLSRFVLEAAAEGCDLGQTEGRAHMLSNAQPLWGALPDGALKRQLLAELAQRGQLDSSELWDLWHHSKPTSNARPPAPGGSSAPPWEGDFAPPHAQAGDAGQGNRGSWPAPAHTGAGAYRSKGTWKKRGPWQDAAPPYQGPRPTPVSRADQAARLLLSHMDFLEHMDHDDWAALAQQPAPHGPLFAWLEAQWHEHGPQPWAVLREGLRSQGSEDLALRLMNSPHAQPEGELAEIQRELRGVLNRLRIDHIKQQENEAIHALGSDPQAALRLRTLQAQRKVLETPAAPPP